One Solanum lycopersicum chromosome 4, SLM_r2.1 DNA window includes the following coding sequences:
- the LOC101253476 gene encoding G-type lectin S-receptor-like serine/threonine-protein kinase At5g35370: MGSSFLLFIVTLLLSCFIVHSGPLSLQPLTPNFTASNFKFIDTSGSFLSSPNGTFKAAITNTKPQERSYYFVIVHSESHVVVWSANRDMPVSDSGELRLSVDGLTLFDDSGDTVWSAKRSSTSSSVTSMQLLESGNLVLVDAFNKSVWESFDSPTDTIVVGQRLPVGKSLVSSVKEDELAKGDYELVVVENDAMLQWNEKTYWKLSMEPKAFTDAYTPVEYMMISSNGLFLLGANGTDRVIQVNLDELKDPDFRIAKLEENGHFSVKRLSNGNWMSEFDSPIDSCRVAFTCKKLGVCDEGRCSCPPGFRVSSEVNGSCAPVDRNLVMPVSCNASLNMNVTELGNRVSYLRLENGLDYFANDFIEPVKRGVNVSACQDLCSKNCSCLSVFHDQSSGSCYMIENFLGSILRGSDSGNGRGRLGYVKVISEPSLFDPNDNSSDKRSRLPVVALVLLPSSGLFLIIVMMAGIMWLMRRKRLMQISGKEIRRTDSSSSADLDSISILGLPVKFDHEEIRVATECFRNQIGTGGFGTVYKGTLSDGAVVAVKKMNALGAHGNREFCTEIAIIGRVHHVNLVSLKGFCAHRGERFLVYEYMNRGSLDRTLFGHGPALDWHTRYEIALGTARGLAYLHGGCEQKIIHCDVKPENILLHDNLQVKISDFGLSKLLNSEQSSWFTTMRGTRGYLAPEWLTSSAITEKSDVYSYGMVLLEIVRGKKNSSFQPPNDTTSQSESSEMNRLSPSSLASANQSIYFPLFALEMHEQKKYLELVDPRVLGNVKSEEVEKLVRVALCCLHEEPTLRPTMANVVGMLEGVFPLATPQVQSLNFLRFYGRRFTEASMIGGDQEVNVFELHQQNRNISSTTSSSYNSFSYMSSQQVSGPR; encoded by the coding sequence ATGGGATCATCTTTCTTGTTATTCATTGTTACCCTTTTGTTATCTTGTTTTATTGTACACTCTGGTCCTCTTTCTCTTCAACCATTAACTCCAAATTTCACtgcttcaaatttcaagttcattGATACTTCAGGATCATTCTTGTCATCACCAAATGGAACTTTTAAAGCAGCAATTACAAACACAAAACCCCAAGAAAGATCCTATTACTTTGTCATCGTTCACTCGGAATCACATGTAGTTGTTTGGTCAGCAAATCGCGATATGCCTGTATCTGATTCAGGTGAGTTGCGCCTTTCTGTTGATGGCCTTACTCTTTTTGATGATTCAGGTGACACCGTTTGGTCTGCGAAGCGTAGTAGTACTAGTAGTTCTGTTACTTCAATGCAGCTTCTTGAATCAGGAAACTTGGTGTTGGTTGATGCTTTTAATAAGAGTGTGTGGGAAAGTTTTGATTCTCCGACAGATACAATCGTTGTAGGCCAACGATTGCCTGTTGGGAAATCGTTGGTTAGTTCAGTGAAAGAAGATGAACTTGCTAAAGGCGATTATGAACTTGTTGTGGTAGAGAATGATGCAATGTTACAATGGAATGAAAAGACTTATTGGAAGTTAAGTATGGAACCAAAGGCTTTTACTGATGCATATACTCCGGTGGAGTATATGATGATCAGTAGCAACGGGTTGTTCCTTTTAGGGGCGAATGGAACGGACAGAGTGATTCAGGTAAATTTGGATGAGCTGAAAGATCCTGATTTTAGGATTGCGAAATTGGAAGAGAATGGACATTTCAGTGTCAAACGATTAAGTAACGGAAATTGGATGTCTGAATTCGATAGTCCTATTGATAGTTGTCGTGTTGCTTTCACTTGCAAGAAGCTTGGAGTTTGTGATGAGGGGAGATGTTCTTGCCCACCAGGATTTCGTGTTAGTTCTGAGGTGAATGGTAGCTGTGCTCCAGTTGATAGAAATTTGGTAATGCCAGTTTCTTGTAATGCTTCTTTGAATATGAATGTTACTGAATTGGGAAATCGTGTTTCGTACTTGAGGCTAGAGAATGGTTTGGACTATTTTGCTAATGATTTTATCGAACCTGTGAAGCGTGGCGTTAATGTATCTGCTTGTCAAGATCTTTGTTCTAAGAACTGTTCTTGCTTGAGTGTTTTTCATGATCAATCGTCGGGGTCATGttatatgattgaaaattttcttGGATCGATTTTGAGGGGCTCGGATTCTGGTAATGGAAGAGGTAGATTGGGATACGTTAAGGTCATTTCTGAACCGTCATTATTTGATCCAAATGACAACTCAAGTGACAAGAGGTCAAGATTACCTGTTGTTGCTTTGGTTTTACTTCCTTCTTCTGGGCTTTTCCTGATCATTGTGATGATGGCTGGGATTATGTGGTTGAtgagaagaaaaagattgaTGCAGATTTCAGGGAAAGAGATTAGACGGACGGATTCTTCTTCATCTGCTGATCTTGATAGCATTTCCATACTGGGGTTGCCTGTTAAATTTGATCATGAGGAGATTCGGGTAGCCACGGAGTGTTTTAGAAATCAAATTGGTACTGGTGGATTTGGAACAGTATATAAAGGTACTCTATCTGATGGAGCTGTTGTTGCTGTCAAGAAGATGAATGCTCTCGGGGCTCACGGGAATAGGGAGTTTTGCACTGAGATCGCGATTATTGGGAGAGTTCACCATGTTAATTTGGTCAGTTTGAAAGGGTTTTGTGCACATAGGGGAGAAAGGTTTCTGGTGTATGAATATATGAATCGTGGCTCATTGGATCGGACCCTTTTTGGACACGGACCTGCCTTAGATTGGCATACCAGATATGAAATCGCACTTGGAACAGCACGTGGGCTTGCTTACCTGCATGGTGGTTGTGAGCAGAAGATCATACATTGTGATGTGAAGCCAGAGAACATACTCCTCCATGACAACCTGCAAGTAAAGATATCAGATTTCGGGCTTTCCAAGCTTCTTAATTCTGAGCAGTCTAGTTGGTTTACCACAATGAGAGGAACTCGAGGCTACTTAGCTCCCGAATGGCTGACTAGCTCAGCCATAACGGAGAAATCAGATGTCTACAGCTATGGAATGGTGCTACTAGAGATAGTAAGAGGGAAGAAGAACTCCTCGTTTCAACCACCAAATGACACTACTTCTCAAAGTGAAAGTAGTGAAATGAATAGGCTTTCTCCATCGTCTCTTGCCTCAGCAAATCAGTCAATCTACTTCCCATTATTCGCGTTGGAAATGCATGAACAGAAAAAGTACCTGGAGCTTGTGGATCCTCGCGTTCTGGGGAATGTCAAAAGTGAGGAGGTCGAGAAGCTAGTACGTGTGGCTTTGTGTTGTTTGCATGAAGAGCCAACTCTGAGACCAACAATGGCCAATGTCGTTGGCATGTTAGAAGGCGTGTTTCCTTTGGCTACGCCACAGGTTCAATCACTCAATTTTCTGCGATTTTATGGTCGTAGATTCACTGAAGCATCAATGATCGGTGGGGATCAAGAGGTTAATGTGTTTGAGTTGCATCAACAAAACAGGAACATTAGCAGTACTACTAGTAGCTCTTACAATTCCTTCTCTTATATGTCTTCACAGCAAGTTTCAGGTCCAAGATAG